A section of the Candidatus Latescibacterota bacterium genome encodes:
- a CDS encoding nodulation protein NfeD encodes MQLGFGGLLRRAGLPLLTLALLTLPAGPTPADAPATPPGYGATRVTEIPITGTIEMGLAPFVERAIAQAEREGADAVLLRVDTFGGRIDAAVRIRDAILDCQVPTIAWVSGRAISAGALISLAAKTLVMNEGASIGAAEPIHITPGGESEPTGEKTVSYMRGEMRATAEATGRDARVAEAMVDADIAIDGVVATGKLLTLTGHEALDLGVADKLVTGRGELLRYMDWDEGDVVRASPTWSEGLVRFLTHPIMAGLLLSIGGLALLLELRTPGLGIPGLIGVICLALYFGSHYLVNLAGNVELLLFLGGLLLIVLEIFVIPGFGAAGIAGIVMLVAGLLLSRVAPHGGMADIRGALLLLIASFFVTLILFLSLLKYLPQARWMGGIVLETRQDHAVGFHADQHEGEPLVGKIGHCLSDLRPAGAIELEGRRLDVVTTGDYVDRGSRVKVIKISGNRVVVEPLESGEAEGSPSQLT; translated from the coding sequence GTGCAACTGGGTTTCGGGGGCCTCCTGCGCCGCGCGGGACTCCCTCTGCTCACCCTGGCCCTGCTCACCCTGCCGGCCGGCCCTACCCCCGCCGACGCGCCGGCCACGCCGCCGGGCTACGGCGCCACGCGGGTGACCGAGATCCCCATCACCGGCACCATCGAGATGGGCCTCGCCCCCTTCGTGGAGCGGGCCATCGCGCAGGCCGAGCGCGAGGGCGCCGACGCCGTCCTGCTGCGGGTGGACACCTTCGGCGGCCGCATCGACGCCGCCGTGCGCATCCGCGACGCCATCCTCGACTGCCAGGTGCCCACCATCGCCTGGGTCTCCGGCCGCGCGATCAGCGCCGGCGCCCTGATCAGCCTCGCCGCCAAGACCCTGGTGATGAACGAGGGCGCCTCCATCGGCGCTGCCGAGCCCATCCACATCACCCCGGGCGGCGAGAGCGAGCCCACGGGCGAGAAGACCGTCTCCTACATGCGCGGCGAGATGCGCGCCACCGCCGAGGCCACCGGCCGCGACGCGCGCGTGGCCGAGGCCATGGTCGACGCGGACATCGCGATCGACGGCGTCGTCGCCACCGGCAAGCTGCTCACCCTCACCGGCCACGAGGCGCTGGATCTCGGCGTGGCCGACAAGCTCGTCACCGGTCGCGGCGAGCTGCTGCGCTACATGGACTGGGACGAGGGCGACGTGGTCCGCGCCAGCCCCACCTGGTCCGAAGGGCTCGTGCGCTTCCTCACGCACCCGATCATGGCCGGGCTGCTGCTCTCCATCGGCGGCCTCGCGCTCCTGCTCGAGCTGCGCACGCCGGGGCTCGGGATCCCCGGGCTCATCGGCGTGATCTGCCTGGCCCTCTACTTCGGCAGCCACTACCTCGTGAACCTGGCCGGCAACGTGGAACTGCTGCTCTTCCTGGGCGGCCTGCTGCTCATCGTGCTGGAGATCTTCGTCATCCCGGGCTTCGGCGCGGCGGGGATCGCGGGCATCGTGATGCTGGTGGCCGGCCTGCTGCTCAGCCGCGTGGCGCCCCACGGCGGCATGGCGGACATCCGCGGCGCGCTGCTGCTGCTCATCGCCTCCTTCTTCGTCACGCTGATCCTCTTCCTCAGCCTGCTGAAGTACCTTCCGCAAGCCCGCTGGATGGGCGGGATCGTGCTGGAGACGCGACAGGATCACGCGGTGGGCTTCCACGCCGACCAGCACGAGGGCGAGCCGCTCGTGGGCAAGATCGGCCACTGCCTCAGCGATTTGCGGCCCGCAGGCGCGATCGAGCTCGAAGGGCGGCGGCTGGACGTGGTGACGACGGGCGACTACGTGGACCGGGGGTCGCGCGTCAAGGTGATCAAGATCAGCGGCAACCGCGTCGTGGTGGAGCCGCTGGAATCCGGTGAGGCCGAGGGCTCGCCCTCTCAACTGACCTAA
- the floA gene encoding flotillin-like protein FloA (flotillin-like protein involved in membrane lipid rafts): MLFLPAIATEILLFLVVLLIIVMLVLFTYFIPVGLWITAFFSGVRVNLFTLVGMRLRKVSPPAIIRPLIAATKAGLVLNINELESHYLAGGNVTLVVNALISADKANIELGWKRATAIDLAGRNVLEAVQVSVNPKVITTPNVAAMAKDGIQLIATARVTVRANIDRLVGGAGEETILARVGEGIVSTIGSSVNHKAVLENPDKISKTVLAKGLDSGTAFEILSIDIADVDVGKNIGAQLQTDQAEADKRIAQAKAEERRAMAVAAEQEMVARVQEMRARVVEAEAEVPRAMAEAFRTGNLGIMDYYRMKNIQSDTAMRDSISREDKPGGGKNTPEG, translated from the coding sequence ATGCTGTTCCTGCCCGCGATCGCGACGGAGATCCTCCTCTTCCTCGTGGTCCTTCTGATCATCGTAATGCTGGTGCTCTTCACCTACTTCATCCCGGTGGGGCTGTGGATCACCGCCTTCTTCAGCGGCGTGCGGGTGAACCTCTTCACCCTGGTGGGCATGCGGCTCAGGAAGGTGAGTCCGCCGGCGATCATCCGACCGCTCATCGCGGCCACCAAGGCGGGTCTCGTGCTCAATATCAACGAGCTCGAGAGCCACTATCTGGCGGGCGGCAACGTCACCCTGGTGGTGAACGCGCTGATCAGCGCCGACAAGGCGAACATCGAACTGGGCTGGAAGCGTGCGACGGCCATCGACCTCGCCGGCCGCAACGTGCTCGAGGCCGTGCAGGTGAGCGTGAATCCCAAGGTCATCACCACGCCCAACGTGGCGGCCATGGCCAAGGACGGCATCCAGCTCATCGCCACGGCCCGCGTCACGGTGCGCGCGAACATCGACCGCCTCGTGGGCGGCGCCGGCGAGGAGACGATCCTCGCGCGCGTGGGCGAGGGCATCGTCTCCACCATCGGTTCCAGCGTGAACCACAAGGCCGTGCTGGAGAACCCCGACAAGATCTCGAAGACGGTGCTGGCCAAGGGCCTCGACTCGGGCACGGCCTTCGAGATCCTCTCCATCGACATCGCGGACGTGGACGTCGGCAAGAACATCGGCGCCCAGCTGCAGACGGACCAGGCCGAGGCCGACAAGCGCATCGCCCAGGCCAAGGCCGAGGAGCGCCGCGCCATGGCCGTGGCCGCGGAGCAGGAGATGGTCGCTCGCGTGCAGGAGATGCGCGCCCGCGTGGTCGAGGCCGAGGCCGAGGTGCCCAGGGCCATGGCCGAGGCCTTCCGCACCGGCAACCTGGGCATCATGGACTACTACCGCATGAAGAACATCCAGAGCGACACGGCCATGCGCGACTCGATTTCGCGTGAGGACAAGCCGGGCGGCGGCAAGAACACCCCGGAGGGTTAG
- a CDS encoding class I SAM-dependent RNA methyltransferase, with protein MFEYERYGRYFAQCAHALEPLAAEELRELGASDARPAYRGVYFEAEPAALYRINYASRLVNHVLAPLITFECHSDRYLYRTARQLDWDRLLDPTRTFVIDANASDSNLHHSRFAAQRLKDAIADHFREARGERPSVDRREADLWLNLSIHRNRAIISVDVSGGSLHRRGYRVDAREAPLQETLAAAILRLSGWRGETPLVDPFCGSGTLLAEAALVAGRVPAGWRRQAKGASAAVLPDFDAAVWKQVRREQDAAQRAIAPGLLMGGDIDREAVKVARKNLAKLPGPPPVALSVRDFREGPALEGATIVTNPPYGRRLGDRRQVEALYTELGNWLKRRCQGSTAWILCGDTGLVKKLGLRPKQRIPLYNGPLECRLVEVPLYG; from the coding sequence ATGTTCGAGTACGAGCGCTATGGACGTTACTTCGCGCAGTGCGCCCACGCCCTCGAGCCCCTGGCGGCCGAGGAGCTGCGGGAGCTGGGGGCGAGCGACGCGCGTCCCGCCTATCGCGGCGTCTACTTCGAGGCGGAGCCGGCCGCGCTCTACCGCATCAACTACGCGTCGCGGCTGGTGAACCACGTCCTGGCGCCGCTGATCACCTTCGAGTGCCACTCCGACCGCTATCTCTACCGCACCGCCCGCCAGCTGGACTGGGACCGCCTCCTCGATCCCACGCGGACCTTCGTCATCGACGCGAACGCCAGCGACAGCAACCTGCACCACTCGCGCTTCGCGGCCCAGCGCCTGAAGGACGCCATCGCCGACCACTTCCGCGAAGCCCGGGGCGAGCGGCCCAGCGTGGACCGCCGCGAGGCCGATCTCTGGCTCAACCTGTCGATCCATCGGAACCGCGCGATCATCAGCGTGGACGTCTCCGGCGGCTCGCTGCACCGGCGGGGCTACCGCGTCGACGCCCGCGAGGCGCCGCTGCAGGAGACCCTGGCGGCCGCGATCCTGCGCCTCAGCGGCTGGCGGGGCGAGACGCCGCTCGTCGATCCCTTCTGCGGCTCGGGCACCCTGCTCGCCGAGGCCGCGCTGGTCGCCGGCCGCGTGCCGGCGGGCTGGCGGCGGCAGGCCAAGGGCGCCAGCGCCGCGGTGCTGCCCGACTTCGACGCCGCCGTCTGGAAGCAGGTGCGCCGCGAACAGGACGCCGCGCAGCGGGCGATCGCGCCGGGACTGCTCATGGGCGGGGACATCGACCGCGAGGCGGTGAAGGTGGCGCGCAAGAACCTGGCGAAGCTGCCGGGGCCGCCGCCGGTGGCGCTCAGCGTGCGCGACTTCCGCGAGGGCCCGGCGCTGGAGGGCGCGACGATCGTCACCAATCCGCCCTACGGACGCCGGCTGGGGGACCGCCGACAGGTGGAGGCGCTCTACACGGAGCTCGGCAACTGGCTCAAGCGCCGCTGCCAGGGCTCGACGGCCTGGATCCTCTGCGGAGACACCGGGCTGGTGAAGAAGCTCGGCCTGCGGCCGAAGCAGCGCATCCCGCTCTACAACGGGCCCCTCGAGTGCCGGCTGGTGGAAGTGCCGCTCTACGGCTAG
- a CDS encoding phosphatase PAP2 family protein: MHWLASLDRSLMLGLNAHPWPHWLDAFFVFITEDEPVRIPLLALWLFLLLACGPRWRRRALWLLPLIAISDSTSSQLLKEFFARPRPCHADLPGLRVLVDCGPGFSFPSSHAANMGAAGTFLALGVTRWRRALVLALPVLVAYSRVHVGVHYPLDVLAGWIWGMGLALGMAWLAARSPRLAVKPASTGT, encoded by the coding sequence ATGCACTGGCTCGCCTCACTCGACCGCAGCCTCATGCTGGGGCTGAACGCCCACCCCTGGCCGCACTGGCTGGACGCCTTCTTCGTCTTCATCACCGAGGACGAGCCGGTGCGCATCCCCCTGCTCGCCCTCTGGCTCTTCCTGCTGCTGGCCTGCGGCCCGCGCTGGCGGCGTCGCGCGCTCTGGCTGCTGCCGCTCATCGCGATCAGCGACAGCACGTCGAGCCAGCTGCTCAAGGAGTTCTTCGCGCGCCCGCGCCCCTGCCACGCGGATCTCCCCGGCCTGCGCGTGCTGGTGGACTGCGGCCCCGGCTTCAGCTTCCCCAGCTCCCACGCGGCCAACATGGGCGCGGCCGGCACCTTCCTGGCCCTCGGCGTGACGCGCTGGCGGCGCGCGCTCGTCCTCGCGCTGCCCGTGCTGGTGGCCTACAGCCGGGTGCACGTGGGCGTGCACTACCCGCTGGACGTCCTCGCCGGCTGGATCTGGGGGATGGGACTCGCGCTGGGCATGGCCTGGCTGGCTGCGCGCTCGCCGCGACTCGCCGTGAAGCCCGCTAGTACAGGGACTTGA
- a CDS encoding PorV/PorQ family protein, translating into MNTTSIRILVLSALLLAAASPSAAQDASGGQPGTFLRFGASARGLAMGGASTGLANDASALFYNPAGMEQVRSTELLFFHAELLAETRYQYLGLVQPLGHFGTLGVAGALLSSGGFERSSLLEDTGESFDETQNSLQVSFARRFGSVSLAASYRTVNQSLAGYSGSGSGLDLAVFNRPARHFSFGFLVQNVLAPEITLLQTAESYPLTVRAGGALHLRDGRVLSTLDLVRVGDAPLGVQTGIEVWGLGNFALRSGWDTMRNGYAAGGGYRSGAWQLDYAVSDTPIGLSHRLSFTWRFGVPLGVSLSSDTARFSPSGERNRVELELKSQFRGKAKGWELVIYDNDGQPRHSARGSKEPPETYSWDGRDDQGRLVSTGSYRVVVVVLDEFGDPWTQELNVEIRDYDPALKTPVQLEVN; encoded by the coding sequence GTGAACACGACGAGCATCCGCATCCTGGTCCTGAGCGCTCTGCTGCTCGCGGCGGCGTCGCCCTCGGCGGCGCAGGACGCCTCCGGCGGTCAGCCGGGCACCTTCCTGCGCTTCGGAGCCAGCGCCAGGGGTCTGGCCATGGGCGGCGCCTCCACGGGCCTCGCCAACGACGCCAGCGCCCTCTTCTACAACCCCGCGGGCATGGAGCAGGTGCGCAGCACGGAACTGCTCTTCTTCCACGCGGAGCTGCTGGCCGAGACGCGCTACCAGTACCTGGGCCTGGTCCAGCCGCTGGGGCATTTCGGCACGCTGGGCGTCGCCGGCGCGCTGCTCAGCTCGGGCGGCTTCGAGCGCAGCAGCCTGCTCGAGGACACGGGCGAGAGCTTCGACGAGACGCAGAACAGCCTGCAGGTGAGCTTCGCCCGCCGCTTCGGCAGCGTGAGCCTGGCGGCGAGCTATCGCACCGTGAACCAGAGCCTGGCCGGCTACAGCGGCAGCGGGTCGGGACTCGACCTGGCCGTCTTCAACCGTCCCGCGCGGCACTTCAGTTTCGGCTTCCTCGTCCAGAACGTGCTGGCGCCGGAGATCACGCTGCTCCAGACCGCCGAGAGCTATCCGCTCACCGTGCGCGCGGGCGGCGCCCTCCACCTGCGTGACGGCCGCGTGCTGTCCACGCTCGACCTCGTCCGCGTGGGCGACGCTCCCCTGGGCGTCCAGACCGGCATCGAGGTCTGGGGCCTGGGCAACTTCGCGCTGCGCAGCGGCTGGGACACCATGCGCAACGGCTACGCGGCCGGCGGCGGCTACCGCAGCGGGGCCTGGCAGCTCGACTATGCCGTCAGCGACACGCCGATCGGCCTGTCGCACCGGCTGAGCTTCACCTGGCGCTTCGGCGTGCCGCTCGGCGTGAGCCTGAGCAGCGACACGGCGCGCTTCTCGCCCAGCGGCGAGCGCAATCGCGTCGAGCTCGAGCTCAAGAGCCAGTTCCGCGGCAAGGCCAAGGGCTGGGAGCTCGTGATCTACGACAACGACGGCCAGCCCCGCCACAGCGCCCGCGGCAGCAAGGAGCCGCCGGAGACCTACTCCTGGGACGGCCGCGACGACCAGGGCCGTCTGGTGAGCACCGGCAGCTACCGCGTCGTGGTCGTGGTCCTGGACGAGTTCGGCGATCCCTGGACCCAGGAGCTGAACGTCGAGATCCGCGACTACGACCCGGCCCTGAAGACGCCCGTCCAGCTGGAAGTGAACTGA
- a CDS encoding tetratricopeptide repeat protein: MWKGLPLALALFVATSAAAQESASSLIDEADALLARKGPSMAVVDAYRAVYQKFDGSEHCARARYMAGDCLFQLGELKAADQEFAKVKGASGDRAILDACALLRRGQCAFAQGDYAEAAKYFEKVEDGDESYLARDARFALAQTWVALNEWEDFKETADRLVEAWPGYGERPELRFAYGVYHYHKGELEQARDFFRQVESERARFYTARTLGEEGQYLKAIQQYRQLLVRYPETSLAEDVRFAIAESFLRSGQRALARSAFEEVLQAHPDSRHALAARFKLATILFREEDFNRALDSLDALLADLPEDDTLREKVLMLQGLAYFQLGRESEADHAFSAILQTFPEGRTSSSALFRMMHHYARNQNWNQSIGLGHMFMDRYEGDPLEGRVQLIQSLDYLELGETGQARSLLGKLLDTHAATDLGEKALFLLTWSYYGEQDFNRIVTNYRHMARKLLPTPNPWRARTYYLIAESYYDLGLYQDASDLYRLVLNDYPFSDVAPFALQGVTASYSRLGEDQKAAIEQERYLLVISNEASSDPGNALAAAGMYFNRKEYKKALELFEQFLATKPEGDTAAEALYQSGECLYALQYYEDAVGRWRRVLNEQPDYPDTPAVLRKLGDTLFGLQAYTEAQGVYAQLTQRFPDDPQASEALFNQGNCVYNQGDYDAAAQLFQRYLDDYPAGGRLADAQQALQACFLRSGKDMLAYVEQNPDATFAAEVLWEQGSEAFREERYEEAAKRLEAITLRYPDSDVAPDALFYLAESRFALGDMDAARAGFENFTATYPDRPLVAAALLKAGHILYVQEKYAEAAGHFLILADQYPDDEMAPLGLFNAGLCYRKLEQWRTFLSNSEDFLERYASHERRLEVQLQMADVYQNETGEYDKALDMYGTLAEQPGAPVVQIQYERGECLSKLGRTDEALAAYAAAADVPGALSDDHGIAALARIASIHEEAGDLAQARKAYQRIAQNDSNAEWASLARERMESLDQELQQAGAQ, encoded by the coding sequence ATGTGGAAAGGACTCCCGCTCGCGCTCGCGCTCTTCGTGGCCACGTCCGCCGCGGCCCAGGAGAGCGCCAGCTCCCTCATCGACGAGGCCGACGCCCTGCTCGCCCGCAAGGGTCCCAGCATGGCCGTGGTGGACGCCTACCGCGCGGTCTACCAGAAGTTCGACGGCTCGGAGCACTGCGCCCGCGCGCGCTACATGGCCGGCGACTGCCTCTTCCAGCTCGGCGAGCTCAAGGCCGCCGACCAGGAGTTCGCCAAGGTGAAGGGCGCCAGCGGCGACCGTGCGATCCTGGACGCCTGCGCGCTCCTGCGCCGGGGCCAGTGCGCCTTCGCCCAGGGCGACTACGCGGAGGCGGCCAAGTACTTCGAGAAGGTCGAGGACGGCGACGAGAGCTACCTCGCCCGCGACGCGCGCTTCGCCCTGGCCCAGACCTGGGTCGCGCTGAACGAGTGGGAGGACTTCAAGGAGACGGCCGACCGTCTCGTGGAGGCCTGGCCCGGCTACGGCGAGCGGCCCGAGCTGCGCTTCGCCTACGGCGTCTATCACTACCACAAGGGCGAGCTCGAGCAGGCGCGCGACTTCTTCCGCCAGGTGGAGTCCGAGCGCGCGCGCTTCTACACGGCGCGCACCCTCGGCGAGGAAGGCCAGTACCTGAAGGCCATCCAGCAGTACCGCCAGCTCCTGGTGCGCTATCCCGAGACGAGCCTGGCCGAGGACGTCCGCTTCGCCATCGCCGAGAGCTTCCTTCGCTCGGGCCAGCGCGCCCTGGCGCGCAGCGCCTTCGAGGAGGTGCTCCAGGCGCATCCCGACAGCCGTCACGCCCTGGCCGCACGCTTCAAGCTGGCGACCATCCTGTTCCGCGAGGAAGACTTCAACCGCGCGCTGGACAGCCTGGACGCCCTGCTGGCCGACCTCCCCGAGGACGACACCCTGCGCGAGAAGGTCCTCATGCTGCAGGGTCTGGCCTACTTCCAGCTCGGGCGCGAGAGCGAGGCGGACCACGCCTTCAGCGCGATCCTCCAGACCTTCCCCGAGGGCCGCACCAGCAGCAGCGCTCTCTTCCGCATGATGCACCACTATGCGCGCAACCAGAACTGGAACCAGAGCATCGGCCTCGGCCACATGTTCATGGACCGCTACGAGGGCGACCCCCTCGAGGGGCGCGTCCAGCTCATCCAGTCGCTGGACTACCTCGAGCTCGGCGAGACCGGCCAGGCCCGCTCGCTGCTGGGCAAGCTCCTGGACACCCACGCGGCCACCGACCTCGGCGAGAAGGCCCTCTTCCTGCTCACCTGGTCCTACTACGGCGAGCAGGACTTCAACCGCATCGTCACCAACTACCGGCACATGGCGCGCAAGCTGCTGCCCACGCCCAACCCCTGGCGCGCGCGCACCTACTACCTGATCGCCGAGAGCTACTACGACCTCGGCCTCTACCAGGACGCCTCGGACCTCTACCGCCTGGTGCTGAACGACTACCCCTTCAGCGACGTGGCGCCCTTCGCGCTCCAGGGCGTGACGGCCAGCTACAGCCGCCTCGGCGAGGACCAGAAGGCCGCCATCGAGCAGGAGCGCTACCTGCTGGTGATCTCCAACGAGGCCAGCAGCGACCCGGGCAACGCGCTGGCGGCCGCGGGCATGTACTTCAACCGCAAGGAGTACAAGAAGGCCCTGGAGCTCTTCGAGCAGTTCCTGGCCACGAAGCCCGAGGGCGACACCGCCGCCGAGGCGCTCTACCAGAGCGGCGAGTGCCTCTACGCGCTGCAGTATTACGAGGACGCCGTCGGCCGCTGGCGCCGCGTGCTCAACGAGCAGCCGGACTACCCGGACACGCCCGCCGTGCTGCGCAAGCTGGGCGATACGCTCTTCGGCCTGCAGGCCTACACCGAGGCGCAGGGCGTCTACGCCCAGCTGACTCAGCGTTTCCCCGACGACCCGCAGGCCTCCGAGGCCCTCTTCAACCAGGGCAACTGCGTCTACAACCAGGGCGACTACGACGCCGCCGCGCAGCTCTTCCAGCGCTACCTGGACGACTACCCGGCCGGCGGGCGACTCGCGGACGCCCAGCAGGCGCTGCAGGCCTGCTTCCTCCGCAGCGGCAAGGACATGCTCGCCTACGTCGAGCAGAATCCCGACGCCACCTTCGCCGCCGAGGTGCTCTGGGAGCAGGGCAGCGAGGCCTTCCGCGAGGAGCGCTACGAGGAGGCGGCCAAGCGGCTCGAGGCCATCACCCTGCGCTACCCCGACTCGGACGTCGCGCCCGACGCGCTCTTCTACCTGGCGGAGTCGCGCTTCGCGCTGGGCGACATGGACGCGGCCCGCGCGGGCTTCGAGAACTTCACCGCCACCTATCCGGACCGCCCCCTCGTGGCGGCGGCGCTGCTGAAGGCCGGGCACATCCTCTACGTGCAGGAGAAGTACGCCGAGGCGGCCGGGCACTTCCTCATCCTCGCGGATCAGTATCCCGACGACGAGATGGCCCCGCTCGGCCTCTTCAACGCCGGCCTCTGCTACCGGAAGCTCGAGCAGTGGCGGACCTTCCTCAGCAACAGCGAGGACTTCCTCGAGCGCTACGCCAGCCACGAGCGGCGGCTCGAAGTGCAGCTGCAGATGGCCGACGTCTACCAGAACGAGACCGGCGAGTACGACAAGGCGCTCGACATGTACGGCACGCTGGCCGAGCAGCCCGGCGCCCCGGTGGTGCAGATCCAGTACGAGCGCGGCGAGTGCCTGAGCAAGCTCGGCCGCACGGACGAGGCCCTGGCGGCCTACGCGGCGGCGGCCGACGTGCCCGGCGCGCTCTCCGACGACCACGGCATCGCCGCCCTCGCCCGCATCGCGAGCATTCACGAAGAGGCCGGCGACCTCGCCCAGGCCCGCAAGGCCTACCAGCGCATCGCCCAGAACGACAGCAACGCCGAATGGGCGTCCCTTGCGCGCGAGCGCATGGAATCGCTCGATCAGGAACTTCAACAGGCCGGCGCGCAGTAG
- a CDS encoding MotA/TolQ/ExbB proton channel family protein: MLSVDSLTELLLKSPTMLVLIFCSILVVTFALERWLYFMRTRYSANEFKATMRKHLARNQLGEFAKYCQRGSGSLGRIMGAGLDNLSAGRDQVDQLLDTEMEKEQVLMERNLIVLGTLANIAPLLGLFGTVVGIIRAFKDIAVTGSGGSSVIAMGVSEALLTTAAGIVVAVIATVFYNAFTRTIRVRNTEAEDARNMFWKYVNSRPVE; this comes from the coding sequence ATGCTTAGTGTGGACAGCCTCACCGAACTGCTCCTGAAGAGCCCCACCATGCTGGTGCTGATCTTCTGCAGCATCCTGGTGGTCACCTTCGCCCTGGAGCGCTGGCTCTACTTCATGCGCACGCGCTACTCGGCCAACGAGTTCAAGGCGACCATGCGCAAGCATCTCGCGCGCAACCAGCTGGGCGAGTTCGCCAAGTACTGCCAGCGCGGCAGCGGCTCGCTGGGCCGCATCATGGGCGCGGGCCTCGACAACCTCAGCGCCGGGCGCGACCAGGTGGACCAGCTCCTCGACACCGAGATGGAGAAGGAGCAGGTGCTGATGGAGCGCAACCTGATCGTGCTGGGCACGCTGGCCAACATCGCGCCCCTGCTGGGCCTCTTCGGCACGGTGGTCGGCATCATCCGCGCGTTCAAGGACATCGCGGTGACGGGCAGCGGCGGCAGCTCGGTGATCGCCATGGGCGTCTCCGAGGCCCTGCTCACGACGGCGGCGGGCATCGTGGTGGCCGTCATCGCCACGGTCTTCTACAACGCCTTCACGCGCACCATCCGCGTGCGCAACACGGAGGCCGAGGACGCCCGCAACATGTTCTGGAAGTACGTCAACAGCCGGCCGGTGGAGTGA
- a CDS encoding biopolymer transporter ExbD yields the protein MARRRRINPEGIAEANVTPLADVVTTLIVVFLMTMPALLWSGIQVNATRASKTREVTRKENSADDKLTVLVTAASIQVDGELVDLDGLAAIARERLAGSEDRTVIVVPEDDVLLGNVVSVMDVLKQNGAQGLALLNRVKGP from the coding sequence ATGGCTCGCAGAAGGCGCATCAACCCGGAGGGCATCGCCGAGGCCAACGTCACGCCGCTGGCCGACGTGGTGACGACCTTGATCGTGGTCTTCCTGATGACCATGCCGGCCCTGCTCTGGAGCGGCATCCAGGTCAACGCCACCCGGGCGAGCAAGACCCGCGAGGTGACCCGCAAGGAGAACAGCGCGGACGACAAGCTCACCGTGCTCGTCACGGCGGCGAGCATCCAGGTGGACGGCGAGCTCGTGGACCTCGACGGCCTCGCGGCCATCGCCCGCGAGCGCCTGGCCGGCAGCGAGGACCGCACGGTGATCGTCGTGCCCGAGGACGACGTGCTGCTGGGCAACGTGGTGAGCGTGATGGACGTCCTCAAGCAGAACGGAGCCCAGGGCCTGGCCCTGCTCAACCGCGTGAAGGGACCCTGA
- a CDS encoding biopolymer transporter ExbD, giving the protein MARKHKHSGLPTPKTDVVPIINVSLVVVLTLMIISPFLNKPELDVDLPDATTTETEDQDKVEILFARDGSLVVGQEAVTLETLEPTLAATFAEQPTSMAVVKADQGIAYGDVEAVIAAIQRAGAPRIALATEQKNGEAAQ; this is encoded by the coding sequence ATGGCCAGAAAGCACAAGCACAGCGGGCTGCCCACGCCGAAGACGGACGTGGTGCCCATCATCAACGTCTCGCTGGTCGTGGTGCTGACCTTGATGATCATCAGCCCCTTTCTGAACAAGCCCGAGCTCGACGTGGACCTGCCCGACGCGACCACCACCGAGACCGAGGACCAGGACAAGGTGGAGATCCTCTTCGCCCGGGACGGCTCGCTGGTCGTCGGGCAGGAGGCCGTCACGCTGGAGACGCTGGAGCCGACCCTCGCGGCCACCTTCGCCGAGCAGCCCACCAGCATGGCCGTGGTGAAGGCCGACCAGGGCATCGCCTACGGTGACGTCGAGGCCGTGATCGCCGCGATCCAGCGCGCCGGGGCGCCGCGCATCGCGCTCGCCACCGAGCAGAAGAACGGGGAGGCCGCGCAGTGA